The following coding sequences are from one Dehalococcoidia bacterium window:
- a CDS encoding polymer-forming cytoskeletal protein has protein sequence MFRKRKDGGDQGYDRISRLVEERQRELAEGSSEGEDLEEDTIILHGSGTQPSAAPAEEERPVSLFNVRGGTRPEPGTADSAPAASAAQHAEPASSAPLIVESAERDREPEPPTSEREPAPDEDATFPLSAAGWQHERAGAELSPMAVPDVRPSGGEGTLVAANAVWEGKLRSAGDVRVEGIVEGEIDTAATLVVAPGARVQGTIHARDVMIAGEVEGDVMCEQRLEVLPGGSARGEINSGTLVVDEGAYIDSRFQMRREAEVR, from the coding sequence GTGTTCAGAAAACGTAAGGACGGCGGCGACCAGGGCTACGACCGCATCTCGAGGCTTGTCGAAGAGCGCCAACGCGAACTCGCTGAAGGCTCCAGCGAGGGCGAAGATCTCGAAGAGGACACGATCATCCTGCACGGCTCCGGCACACAGCCTTCGGCGGCGCCCGCCGAGGAAGAGCGGCCGGTCAGTCTTTTCAACGTTCGCGGTGGTACGCGGCCGGAGCCTGGCACGGCTGACTCGGCGCCCGCCGCCTCGGCGGCGCAGCACGCCGAGCCTGCCAGCTCCGCGCCGCTGATCGTCGAATCCGCGGAACGCGATCGCGAACCCGAACCGCCGACCTCGGAGCGCGAGCCGGCGCCGGACGAGGACGCGACCTTTCCGCTCTCTGCTGCCGGCTGGCAGCACGAACGCGCCGGCGCCGAGCTGTCGCCGATGGCCGTGCCCGATGTGCGGCCGTCCGGCGGAGAGGGTACGCTCGTGGCCGCGAACGCGGTCTGGGAGGGCAAGCTGCGCTCCGCCGGAGATGTGCGGGTGGAAGGCATCGTCGAAGGCGAGATCGACACCGCCGCGACGCTCGTCGTCGCGCCTGGGGCGCGGGTGCAGGGCACCATTCACGCGCGAGATGTAATGATCGCCGGCGAGGTCGAGGGCGATGTGATGTGCGAGCAGCGCCTGGAGGTGCTGCCCGGCGGCAGTGCGCGCGGCGAGATCAACAGCGGCACGCTGGTCGTGGACGAAGGCGCCTACATCGACAGCCGCTTCCAGATGCGACGCGAGGCAGAGGTACGCTGA
- a CDS encoding polymer-forming cytoskeletal protein: protein MASDRGAASRQTRTTGSLIDRDSQFNGVFRSSGNVTVVGEFEGEMHCDGTITIADGSLVNGTLTAATISVAGRLSGEVRCHGRFEILASGRVSARVVSGAIIVREGAFYEGEMRMQDAASAAEAAPAADAPAPAAHGRNGRPTAAAEHAAENA, encoded by the coding sequence ATGGCCTCTGACCGGGGCGCCGCGTCGCGGCAGACACGCACCACCGGCAGCTTGATCGACCGCGATTCGCAGTTTAACGGCGTCTTTCGCAGCTCGGGCAACGTCACGGTCGTGGGCGAGTTCGAAGGCGAGATGCACTGCGACGGCACGATCACGATCGCTGATGGCTCCCTGGTGAACGGCACGCTCACCGCCGCCACCATTTCAGTGGCCGGACGGCTCTCAGGCGAGGTTCGCTGTCACGGGCGGTTCGAGATCCTTGCCAGCGGCCGAGTGAGCGCCCGCGTGGTTTCCGGCGCAATCATCGTGCGCGAGGGCGCCTTCTACGAAGGCGAGATGCGCATGCAGGACGCCGCCAGCGCCGCCGAGGCAGCGCCGGCGGCCGATGCGCCCGCACCGGCCGCGCACGGGCGCAACGGCCGCCCCACCGCGGCCGCCGAACACGCCGCCGAAAACGCTTGA
- a CDS encoding glycerol-3-phosphate dehydrogenase/oxidase, translated as MLSTAAAGQPVYPLGSRAGLTGGARRFDLAVIGGGINGAGIARAAALAGLSVCLLEKYDFGWGTTWRSTKLIHGGLRYLEHAEFGLVFESLRDQALLLRDYPEMVRPLSLLLPVYRGARHGAAAIGLGLVLYDLLARGRQLPGHHRFNARTAVSLEPGLRAEGLRAVFQYSDSQVAYPERLCIQTLIEAASAGAICLNRAEVRAVLRVGDRAAGVRVHDALLHRDFEIQSRVVVNAAGPWIDHLLGTLDRPPRRQLGGTRGAHLVVDYDGQGPTHALYAEARSDRRPFFIIPWRGRHLIGTTDTRFDGAPETARATRADVEYLLSEANALLPRTPIGIDAVQYAYAGVRPLPASDGVAEGAITRRHLIREHGEAGYRGLFSVIGGKLSTYRSLADDVLRRIARCAQPPAPPAPTHGANYRAGGDAAAWEATRWLLDLVGPATGDHLRSLYGPRLPRLARLVSAEPRMLKPLCPHGPDILGQALLAAREEGAQSVADVLLRRVGAGWNACLGRDGVAPVAALLAAELKWTPRRADQAAGEYIAEARATFLTPGGNPPAPSAPPEAG; from the coding sequence ATGCTATCGACTGCCGCCGCTGGACAGCCGGTGTATCCGCTCGGCTCCCGCGCCGGCCTGACCGGCGGCGCCCGCCGCTTCGATCTGGCGGTGATCGGCGGCGGCATCAACGGGGCGGGCATCGCCCGCGCGGCGGCGCTCGCCGGCCTCAGCGTGTGCCTGCTGGAGAAGTACGACTTTGGTTGGGGCACAACCTGGCGCTCGACCAAGCTGATCCACGGCGGCCTGCGCTACCTCGAACACGCCGAGTTCGGTCTCGTCTTCGAATCGCTGCGCGATCAGGCGTTATTGCTGCGCGACTATCCGGAGATGGTGCGGCCGCTGTCGCTGCTGTTGCCGGTCTACCGCGGCGCCAGGCACGGCGCGGCCGCGATCGGCCTCGGCCTCGTGCTCTACGACCTGCTGGCGCGCGGGCGGCAGCTCCCTGGTCACCACCGCTTCAACGCGCGTACTGCCGTCAGCCTGGAACCGGGCCTCCGTGCCGAAGGGCTGCGCGCCGTTTTCCAGTACTCAGACTCGCAGGTCGCCTACCCGGAGCGGCTGTGCATCCAGACCCTGATCGAAGCCGCGTCTGCCGGGGCGATCTGCCTCAACCGCGCGGAGGTGCGCGCGGTGCTGCGTGTCGGCGATCGTGCCGCCGGCGTGCGCGTCCACGACGCGCTGCTTCACCGCGACTTCGAGATCCAGAGCCGCGTCGTCGTCAACGCCGCGGGACCCTGGATTGACCACCTGCTCGGTACGCTCGACCGCCCGCCGCGGCGCCAGCTCGGCGGCACGCGCGGAGCGCACCTGGTTGTGGACTACGACGGCCAGGGACCGACGCACGCCCTCTACGCCGAGGCGCGCTCCGATCGCCGCCCCTTCTTCATCATCCCGTGGCGCGGTCGGCACCTGATCGGTACTACGGACACGCGCTTCGACGGCGCGCCCGAGACGGCCCGCGCCACGCGCGCCGATGTCGAGTATCTCCTGAGCGAGGCCAACGCGCTGCTGCCGCGCACGCCCATCGGCATCGACGCCGTGCAGTACGCCTACGCCGGCGTACGTCCGCTGCCGGCAAGCGACGGCGTCGCCGAAGGAGCGATTACCCGCCGCCATTTGATCCGCGAGCACGGCGAAGCCGGCTATCGCGGCCTCTTCTCGGTCATCGGCGGCAAGCTCAGCACCTACCGCAGCCTCGCGGACGATGTCTTGCGACGCATCGCGCGTTGCGCGCAGCCGCCCGCGCCGCCGGCTCCGACGCACGGTGCGAATTACCGTGCCGGCGGCGACGCAGCAGCGTGGGAAGCGACGCGTTGGCTGCTCGACCTGGTCGGACCGGCGACCGGCGATCACCTGCGCTCGCTGTACGGTCCGCGGCTGCCGCGACTGGCGCGGCTGGTCTCGGCCGAGCCGCGTATGCTGAAGCCGCTCTGCCCGCACGGCCCGGACATCCTCGGCCAGGCCTTGCTCGCCGCGAGGGAGGAAGGAGCTCAAAGTGTCGCCGATGTGCTGTTGCGCCGCGTGGGCGCCGGCTGGAACGCCTGCCTGGGCCGCGATGGTGTGGCGCCCGTCGCGGCGCTTCTCGCGGCGGAGTTGAAGTGGACACCCAGGCGGGCGGACCAGGCTGCCGGCGAGTACATCGCCGAGGCACGCGCGACCTTCCTGACGCCCGGCGGCAATCCACCTGCCCCATCTGCCCCGCCTGAAGCCGGCTAA